CCGTTACACTCCTGTGTGTTTTTTcacattaacaattaaattaccGATGCGAGTTTTAATTCCCGATTTGCGCACAGTAGGAATCGCGATGAACACGTCAAGATCATCGGAGTCGACAAGCGCTCCCATATTTCTCTCGGGGTCGTTTCACAGATCACTCTAAGTGCAAATGATGATAACTCATACGTAATCGTCGAGGAATTTTGAGCCGATGTTTCTCGCAGATTAGGCAATTATTATCGGAGCAGCGATCGGCCTGAGACCGATCGCGCTCTTTGAACAAACGCAAGAAGCGTGTCTGCGctgttacatttatatttgccAGCTGCTAAAGTAAACCACCAAAGCTGATTCGAAAATCAGCGTGAATTTATGTGGTTTGATTCGGCAATAGAGAAACTCTCGCAAGCCGGAAATCAAGTCGCAAACCGAGCGAGAGAATGCACGCGGAAGAAGGGAGAGTGGCATGACACACCCCCGGGTTTATTGCGGTAATCATTGCGTCAAAACTAAAACAATATGTTGATGCGCGTGTGCACGCAACAGAGAAAACAAGagtcaaataaaatgaaactatattaattaatgagtctgaataaataaagacGAAAATTTGAATATCAGCGAATAATGATCATGCGATAATCACGAAAGCATTTCTGCGAAAGAGATCTTTTTACGCGTGTTTCTTGGTATAAGTAAAAGGGATTAATCAAAAGGagtgaaatataatagaaaattgacGGTTGTGGCAACTAGTGCACCAACCGGAGCAAGATACGCTTGACAGAAGTAGAGAGACGGGGTCGGGAATTGCGCGTGCACTGCCTCGTGCACACCAACAGACACGCACACATATTAGAACCGCACTATTCTCTAATTAAGGTACAACTAGTTTCGATTTCATACCTCGGACCAGACCGGCCGTTATTCACGTAACCGGCGCGGCGGTTCTACCGTATGCTATACCGTTCGCGGGAAAAATGCTCAAGATGAGGCAGAAGCGCGCGCCAACTGCAAGGAAGGCTTTGCTACCagttaattaacgataatttGATTATCCTGTCGCGATCAAGAGTTCACGTGAAGCAGCGTGTGTGCGCTAAAAGCGCGTGAAATTATTTAAGCGAACAAATGATCTCGCGAACGACGTACCTTTCTAATCACGCGGAAACGCGTTCCAATCGCCGCGTGAAGCCACGTGTTCAGTTTCCGCGCGAAAATATTCGTATTTACGTAATGACCTTTTTGAGTTTAGCGCCTGCGCAACGTCAAACTCTCTCCGCGGCATTGGATCAGCTGGATATATCGCGCTGAAGCCGAGACtcgttgaaatttttattaaaatatatcccACCGTTACGTAAACGTGAAACTTTGAGAATTTcgatcgcgcggcgagatCTCGAACGCAGCGATCCAGAATTCAAGCGGCGGAACGATTACCCGCGATCGCTCGCGTATTTTTGAATATACGCCGTTGTAAAAAGCGGACGGTGCGTGCGGAGCGTACATAAAATTGCGCTCGCGCATTGAATCATCGTGTACGATGCGCGTACTTTGAAAGCGCGACCGCATACACGGCGGTTTTCACCGGCAAATACTCGCGCGGATTCGCGGTTAAAACcgaaagttttctttttccctcaATTCGATTTCACGATAGGCCCGCCCGCAGGTTTCCAAGGTCCCTTCTCACCCCGACGAGGCACGCAGTTTCCCCTTTCTCATTttccgcgcgtgcacgcgcgcgcctaTGTCCACCACTATCGCGTGTACGACAATTAGCCGCGTGTAATTGAGCCGATCTGAACGTTTGACGCGCGCGGCGGATGCCTCGTGGCGAAAGCTGGACCCAATTTCTGAATATAGAATCTTCTTGACATGATTTCTGGTGAAACTTATCAGCGCGAGGAAAAGCGCCCGACGCGGTCTAGAATGCGCAGATTGCGTTACGTTGTATCGAGCCTCCTAACAGATCGCGGAGATACCGTTTTCTCGAGCGTGCGCGAGACGATCGCCGCATTCGTTTAATGATAATCGCGCCCGAGCGATGAGCGTTATTAAACCGCCACGGCGTAATCGATCATAAGGATCTTACTCTACCTGATCAAATTGATGAATGTATCTATTGTACCTATAGACTTAACAAGGATCGCCTCTCACGCGAGACTACACCCTCAATTGGACGCGATTTTCCAGGTCATCTCCATCAGACCGAGCCTCCTGAGGAGCTTTTGCACGCCCCAAAACCTGGCGACCTGGCTGCCGCTGGTGAAGGACGTGCTGCTTCCGGTCTTCCTGGCCCTCTTCGACAAGATGTTCTGCCGATACGTGGCCAAGGTGTACACGAAGCAGGATCACGCGAGGCGGCTGTCGCACGGTACGTGCTCTTTTCCGCGACAGAAGCGGCTTTTGCGCGGTCTGCCGCGCGTTTCGTAACGCGGGGACACTATATGATTTCCATTCTTTCGTTAAGCAAAAACACACCGACCTGTCCGCCGTGCGTGGGAAAGTAAGACGCCCACCGTGCAACATAATCACGATACGTGGCTGCGCGCGACAACCGACAATCTTTCTCGTTAACGACGCGCCTTCGAGCGATAAGCTCCGACGACGTGCTTTCGCGTTTTGCAACGTACGCGATTATTTACACGGTTTTATCTTGCCTCCTCATATCGCACGCACCACgagattttctttattattgaattaaaatattaatatattgttgatCAGCTTGTGCATGGTTGTTCCCTTTTTACAAAATCAAGCCCATCCGGAGAAGCAAATCTCAGCGCTTGCAATTAGATTTCTAAATAACCGggagatttatatattaactttCTCGGCGAGAAGTACGgtcatgtataatttataaaatcattgTCCTTATCATGATCGAGGAAAGCGCGCTTACTCCGCAGCGCATGAAAAAAAGTCTCCTTTTTTCAATAACGACAAAATTTCACTGTGGTTTCTCTTTCAGGCGGTATAGACGGCAAATTTCGACACTTCGAGCAGGACACCGAGTACAAGCTACAGCTGAATCTGAATCATGGGCTCAAGTTCCCCCTGACGAACGGAAGCCTCTACGGGCGGTTGCACAGCCATCAGAGCAGAGGTGAGCGATCGAGAGCGGATGTCAGCGGGATTTAACGAGGATACTGTGCTCAGCCCATAGTTCTCTCTCCCGGGGCTCATATTGTTAATTGCGACGTTTCGTGCGGGCCTCGTTAATTCACTGGCCGGGCGCATTGACGCGGCCACGTTAGAAAGTATGAGGCGAAACTGTATATCCATATTCCACCACCATTGCCTGATACACCAGGCATTACGGGTCACCGTAACGTGAAAAGTCGAATGTCCCGATATTCCCGAAAGCGGCGCTTTCACGTGCCGCGATGCCTTCCTTTCTATTTTACCCCCCGACGATCCGTTCTTCAAGTCGGCTTGGACGTTAATTAGGAAATCGTGATCGTTAAATGCTCCGCGCGAGATATACGAGCGAGTCACAATCGGCTTTCGTAATACGATCGTTTCTGTTTACTCATCGTGCTCGTTTGCAGCGAAGACCGGCACGATCACCATGGGAATCCAGCAGCACTATCCCAGGGTGCAGCCAGTGAACGAGGACGGTAACTATGCGTCCCTGCCAGCGGAGCTGTCGTCCTTCACGAGTTCGACTTTTGAGCCGCGTCAGGAGAGGATTCCCGAGACTCCGAAGAAGAGCTTGATGGAGCAGCAACAGCACAGCAGGCGACCGAGGCCGAACGAGAGTCTGCACGAGTTTGCCGGTCGCAGGAAGATCGGCAGCACCGACGTCTTTGGCCAGAACATGGAGAACCTGGTGCAGCTCGAGGACTCCATGAACAACCGGAAGTTCCAGGCCAAGAGCCTGGACGAGATCCGCGAGGAACCGTCGAGGCGACACGCCAGGAGCGTCCTTGGCCTGGAGAATCTGATCGTCGGATTGGAGAACCTGCAGGAGCAGCATTACGCTAGAAACGCTCTGCGCAGAAATCAAAGCTTCGACCACGCCAGGTACCACTTACTCGAGCCGGTTGCTCTCGTGTACCTTTTAGCGTACCTTCACTTTTACCCGTGCCATTAAGCCGCCGTCACGATACACGTATGGCGTGTATGATTGGAAAGTGAGACGCGAagttttcttataaattattcaaagcgtTTCGATGTACGTCATACACGGTGTAACCCGCATCATCCTGCCTTTTTACTTTAAATGTGCAGTTTAACGTTATGTACATTTTCACGTTGCGCTTTAATATCGCGGATTTAGATACGCGAGTGCATATTTAAACACAAATAGCAACATGTATCTAAATACAATACGTAtgaatgatattaaatatatctctaACATTATAcacttaaatatataattaaacgcATAAATCTCATGACCCTTTATCGCTTCCAGATATTACCGACCTATGTTCGACACCAGGACCTACAACTTGAAGAAGGACGATCATGCAAGGGAGAGTGCCCATCAAAACCTTCATCAGAGACAAGATAATCCGGGACACTGCGACGGATACGACAGCTCTGACGACGAAAGTTGCGATCTGGAGAACGGCGACTTTGACACGATGAGCTCCTGCAGGAGCAGAAGCAGAAGCTGCTGCTCCGTCACCACGGTCGCTAATGATGATTTCGAATATTTCCAACGTAAGGGAACCAAGGTAATTTTGCACGAGTTCGTCGGTGAATTGTCAACGATGTTGGCAATTATTACGCTCGGCATCCGGCAAATTTCAGAACAGTGAAATCAGGTTTAATTAGCTTTAATCGTATcatatatctctctttttcctctaaACCTATTGGACGTGACAAGACCTGTTTGACTTTGcatcattttaatttcattgccTGACGATCAGTATATAAAACGGTAATAAACGATCGCTGATAAAAACGGTTGAAACGGTGACCGGTTTGTCGGTGCTAGCGATAAATGGAAAGGACGCAAGGCGAGCCGAAGGCACTTTCACAAGGATGCGAGAAAATCCAAGCATCCTCGCGATAGAAAAACGCTCACCGCTGACGGAACGTTTCATCGGCCTTTCCGCGGCGTTAAAAGCGCGCACGCTTACGTAATCCCGCATCGTGAGAACGTCCTGTCTTGCAGGTGGAGTTTCTGCCCTCGAAGCGAGCCAGCGAGGTAAAGGCCAGCATGCGATCTTTCACGCCGCGTATCATAGAGAACGGCACGGGGGATCGGGAAGAGAAGAAGTACGTCAACAACAACGCGAAGCTGCTCGACACGAAGCCCAGCATACAGTCCTATCACCTGAAAAGTAAAAGGATCGGACCCGGCTACTCGATGAACGACCTGGACAAGTTGGCCGTGGACAGGAAGCTGCCGAATCTCTCGATGGACAGCCTGAAGAGCATCCTGAAGAACTCGGACGTGAGCTATCTCGACAACGGCGACATGTGCAAACACGACATCGGCGGCTCGGCGCCGGACTTCAAGAAGATCTTCGTCACCGAGTTCATATGACTTTCAGGAAAATGCGTACGTAGTGTTCACAGAGGCGGAAAATTGTACCGTTTGTTCTTGTGATACGACAACGACATATTCGTATAAATGTAGAAAATTTGCTTCTCGAGTGTCCGGAAGCGAAAGTACATTAATCAAGAGCGAAACGAGTTTCTTTGTTGCGATAAAAGAGTCcgaaaagtaaattaaagtaaattaaagcaaaataatcttaattcgttaagatgaaaaaaattatcgaTATGAATATTGATAGCCAGTGCCGATGCAGCATGTTTTCGAGAAGCAATCAactatctttttttctcatgtttgtgcaatatgaaatttaaaaaaagtttatatgtaagaatttttatgtaattgtgTAATTCCAGACTTGTTAATTGCAAGCTGCGATTGATGATTTACGATTGACGAATGTAAATGGAATTATGGGAATTATATACATTAAGTGTAGACGCTCGCGCGGCGTCGTGTGCCTGTTTCTGTAAAAATGCTGTAAAATGCTTTACAATGCGTATTTCGGATTTATTTCGGACGGGGagttaattatatacaaacgTTACTTgtacatattttgtatatttgtactgcaatatttaatacagCGATATTATGTGCATACAATTACGCGTGACTCTACGATCATGTTCATCCGATTGTCATGGCAGTGATGTGAgcaaatttgtataaattaattgcaaatatattttatttctaggTTTACAtctaagaaattaaaaatccgTCTGCTACTTTTGCACTTTTCTTTGCAGCAAACTAACAAAGTAAAAATCTGATCGATCTACTTCGTCCAAACAAAAACTTATCATAAttcacaatttataattatgtcataattttacttgaaaagtgccaagaaaagaagagatgagtaacgagaagaaggaaaaataataaaatgcaatacgCCGTgattcgaaataaatataatccaCTTTATTAAACTGATTTCTCTACAACTCATCCCTCATCTCTAGAACCTGCAATACTGCTTATCTCTCAATCATCCAAGTACGATTATGTTAATCTCTTGGATTTAGGAATAAATCGTTAGCTTCAGCCGCTCGCGCGCAttgcttctttttctccttttccctttttatcacacacacacacagagtgAGCAATGCTCGCTGCTGGCAAGATTGAGCATAGCCAATGTCGCATGAGCTCATGCGGTAGATTACAGGCACGCCCTCCGTCGTCTATCGCGTGATAGAGACGCCGTAATCACCACGCCGCACCGGTCGACGTTGTGGTAATTGTCTAATTAAACGATCTATCCTACTCGAGCGATTTATTATGCACACGTTGACTAGTAATACACGGTTTGGCATCGTTAATCATACCCCTATCTACGATTGTATTGACCAGTGGCGCAGAAACGCGTTCGCTCGCGTTAACCCACATTCGCAAACATATCATTATAATTCATGCAATCATCTCCATGAGTATCAGTAGAATCATCTCGTTCTTCTTCTCGAAAACTGGAGTCCGCCTAGAGAGACGTTCGCTCGTTAATTGATGAATGTATCAGTGTTTCCGTAAAGCCTCATCTcgcattaataaattgttaaaatctcacgttttaaattattttttaaattattttttaaattgtttaaatctcGCATTAATTGTACTGTTTTTCAGCTTTCTCGCTCGCATATAGCTACGTTCGTGTTACGTAAGTAACGCAATTTTGTTCCCACTCGAACAAGTGTATCGTGTACAGTGGAATGACGCTCGACTTGTTAATGCAATTCGGACCTGGCCGTTAACGAGAACGCTTACGTGCCTTACAAAGGCCTGCCTTCGAGAATGGCTCGTCTGGAGTTCTCCTTTGCAAGGACATCCGTATATAATGATTTTACGTAAATCTATGAAAGCGTCCGCGTCTCCCGGAACCTGTAAACCCTCTCCTCGTGAGTCTAAAAATAGTGCGCTCGACATCGAAGTATAATGCACAGCCACGTTACCCGCGTCAAACTGCTCTCTTACATCCTATCCTCGATGTCGCGCAGCACAAATTTATTACACCGAGAAATATTCGCGAGTACACgtgtgtatgtattatataaacatgGTCCACTTAACGGATACGACGCTACCAGCATTAATTCGTATTTACGAAAGTTCATTTTCGAGCGacaattatttatgcaaataaccaataattatgcaaatatgcTCATGAGTTTGTGCAGCTATTCACGCTTTACAAAATAACGCTCTACGGATAACAGTCTTTCACGCAGGCCAATCGTCTACTAACTAACATGACTAATAAGTGAAACGAATAATCGTCGTTTTGACAAAGAGTTTACAGCGACTATCGATTCCCTAgcagtttgtaaaataatctCTCAATcttattgtataatttctcgTGCTACAAAgtattaatgcaaatatattatttctgctCGCCAAATGATCGCATTGCGACTCGCGAATTCTATGCCACTGTATGCGTAAACTCGACTCGATACTGGCACACTTTGGTACAGGATCGCGCAAGAGATTCCCGATCCTTGCGCCCGATTGATCCACCGATCAATGGCTGGCGTAGACGAGATCGCTGCCGCGAAAGATCGCCTCGATCACGGACTTCCGGTTAAACTCTCCGCCTCTGGATTCTATCGCGGCCACCAGCCGCTGATATCGCTTCCATGCGGTCACCGACGCCGCTTCCTTTTCCGGTCGGTCCTTGATCTTCCCGTACACGTCGCCACCGCTGTCGACCGCAGCTTCGGAAGTCTGACATGCCGCCTCTGTATCCGGTATCATCTGCAAAAGTCCGAGATCGGGTGAATCGATATTGTCACTGGGATTCTCGGTGATCGACGACGCGGGAAATTACCGCGTatgttgttttattaaaattccagGAAATTCTCGCGGAcattatatgatatttatcaTTTCGCGTAAATCatgcatatacataaatatatatgtacgtgacaataaaaagtatacgGTTTTATCTCGTTTTATCTGACAATTAGCGGAAACGCAAAATCAGAAATGGCACTTTCGGCAAATCAGAAACGAAAAAacctatttattattcgaatgCAAATGGCAAATGACGTTTCTGTTGCttcataaatttcataaattttacaagTTTTCATTAGAGAGGATTTTTTACTCGACGTTTTTTTTCCACGGCGCGGCGTTTCGTCTTGATCGTATCAGATTGACTCGCAATCGGGCGGAAAGAAATCCCGGAGGTGGAGGGGGAGGTTTACACAGGGGTTCATACGGAACGGGCACAACCGATGTTTGCAGGACGCATCGTAGACACGTGTAACGCTACCCTAAACCCCGTGTCTGAAATCAATACTCGAACGGCATTACACTGTTACTAAGGATTCCCATCCCCATTGCCAGATTCCGCGTCACTCGCGCACCACTTTAACCAACCCCGAGTTCAACGTCCAACTCGAGCTCGTGTCAATAGCCGTGAGATCACGACAGGAGGCGGCGATTCGCCGTCCTTCATTATTGCAAAAACTATTAGTTGCAGTTCCTGCAAAAGGAAGGATAAGCGCAATTTAACGTTGCCTGACCGCAACCCGCTTGGCcgacaattattacaatttacaatCGCTTACAAATGGCACGGATAATTAcgtgacattaatatttacgaTCGTTGCCGTTATACAaaccaataaaattaatagaattaagGCTACTATAATAATCGCCCATCGTTATGTTTCAACACGTAAGCGCTGCGTCCAATAATACTCCGCGCGAGTAAACTGTGCATCCCGTCGTTGCAGCAATCTCACCGCGTGCCTAATCGAATATCGCGATTATCAATCGGCAAAGCAAGCCGAGCGCGACCCATCCGTTATCCCCAAACCCGTTATTTAATTACTGTGCCGTTAGCAATTAATTAGACAATTAACAGGGTGTCAGAAAAATGCGCGTCGCGTGTCGCGACTCCGCGTCGTTCGGCCACTCACCTTCGGTTTTCGTTGATTCCTCGTGCGACCTCGTGACTCGGGGGCAGGAGTCAAGGTCGCCGTGGCGCGCTCCGGATCGCCGTTCCTCCGCGAAATTCCTGTCGGAAGTCGGCCGCGATTGGATTCAGCGACGTGCAACGCCGCGGATTCGGGCCAGCGCGCGGTCCAACAGTAACTGAGGAAGCCCGACCAACGCGTCGACCATCAGCTGGATCCCCGCGATGACTTTTCCCCCTCTGATGGTGCCTAGAACCCACATGTGGCTACCATATGGGAGGGGGACGGCGGAGGGGGTGCCGTCGAGAGACAACGCCGATTAATGTCGAAAGGTCcatctcgttttttttctctcactATATTCCACGTACCTGGACGATTGGACTCGTTGAGACCGGAGCAGGAGACAGCGCAGTCTCGACCTCCGGTTGTCCGGAAGCTCGCGCGTCGCGGATTCGGGCGAGAACGCTCGCCATCGTTGGCCGCCTCCGATCGATGCGAGTTTACGAGCAGCTTTTGTGCGCGTTGCAGCGTTATTACAGCGGCGTCGTTCTCTTCGGTGTAGTACAGTCATGTTTCAGTGAAGAGGTATTACCACGCTCGATTGTGCAATCGCTTACTCCGACATTCAACGTCACGAACGTTTCCCCTCACGAATCAACAGgcaaatttattcttattttcctAACGTCTCTTAACGTTTTCTTGTTATTGCAATCTTCACTTCTTTCAGTTTTCAAGTCTTTATCTTTGATTACATCGTAGATTAGACGTTtctgtgtatatattataaataacattctcagcttctattaattaattttaattgctcTCTCGGCTGAACATGAGAAACAGTCTTAGAAGATCAAGCAGCGTTTTGATCTCCTTATTTGCGGAAATGCTTTGGGAGACGTTACCGGAGACGTTGTACCAGAAATACGAACGGTGGTCTAGCTCGTCTTAAGCGACGCGCATTTAATTCGAGGCGTCTGCATTCCGCGGCGGTCTCATGACGAAGACGAAAGATGCCGGGCCACCGTGGCGAGCACGGCCACGTACATACACTCAGGGGCCGTGTCGGCGGTCCATTGTGGCAGCGCCGGAGGAATCAAGTAAATTGGCTGAATTGGCCCGTCCGTGAACCGTACGGCGACCAGCAGACATACGCAGATGCAGATGCGCGATAGATCCCGCGTTGCGTAACCCGCAGGCCGTCTCCTCCACTCGAGACCTGGCATTTTCGGACACGGCAATCAAGAAGCGAAAAATTACAGGATATCAAAGtatcatttttcaaaattgcgGGAAGCCCTAGTTTTTTAAACTAAGGAAAAAAAGGGGAAGGTCGCACGAGATGTTGCAGCTGCGACGTCTCGGCGTCTTGTTTGTACGATACATCACGTGAGAAAATTTACGATTAACGAAGTTACACTTCTTGCTCGAGTCCGGCAAGGCAAACTGGACGGCGAAGTTAACGAAGTTAATGAAGCGCCGAGGCGCAACGTTCGGCTCACATCGCGATTTAACGGGGTGCATGCGGTGAAACTTATTTATGACATCTCGAATCTCCCCCGGTCGGGGCAGTGCAAAAAATTGTCTCAGAAGCTAAAGTGGCGGAAAAAGGCTCGTGCATCTCACTGCACAGCTGGTCCCAACATGCCATGCATCAAGAAGAtggaagatattaaaaaaaagttccGCCTTTCCTTGCGTGTAACGAACGACCGTTGTTTTGCGCATCCATCTGCTGACGAGAAAAATGCCGGCGCTGCTGCAGCTCGTgagaaaatattgcaaattttaataaacgcCCTCATGATCTCCTCGTCCAGCAAAGATTCCGACCGATCTTACAAATCTCGTAAATTCGCAAGTCTGATCGAGTTAAAGAGGCGAACTTTCTCTATAAGAAGACGTTGCAAAAGAAAGATTAAACAATCTTTCTAGCTGGACGATCAAATCGAACATCCATTTGACACCTCGGCGTGGAAAATTGATCTTTCACGAAATCCGCCAGATGTGGACCTAATGGCCAATCAGCGTGCACTGTTTcgccgcgtgcgcgcggaGGGCGCGTGCACCTATATATAATGCACGCGCGACACGCCACTCTTACAGCTGCCGGAAGTATACATCTGCTAACGCAGAGTCTACTACCCGTGTGGAGGAGATCGGGCCGGACTGAGCCGCTAGGCCCACTCGTTGTCATGATGTCATGTCCCCGACGTCGCACCACTTCTTAATTTTCCAGAAATCGTGCGTCGACACGCCTAATGAGGCGCGTTCCACGAGTACGCCGGGACGAATGATCAGACGGTTgattaaaattggaaaaaagcCGCGGAACGAAATAGAGGCCCTTACACGTGGCGGGGACCGCGGACGGACGGCGGGGCCCACctttattttcgaaaaatagcgGCAGCTGCCCGGAAGAAATGATCGCGGCTCGCCGAGGCTCGTGCTGAACACCTTTCTTTGCCTCGAAATCGAGAGCCCGTCTCGGGTCTCGGCGCAGCTCTGAGATTTTCCGTTTGATATAAGCATTTTTACAGTTTATGATTATGATTATAAAGATATAGGATATTTATAGGATAGATAAACTAAAATAACATTTGTGAATTAATATGGCGTAAAACTTTTTGAAGGATAGAAAACAAAGAGCAAACTTGTATGAAATGGTTTCTCTTCAGCTTGCCAATTACAATATACAAcgttaatatattgttataaaatgtGCAGATTTTATCGAGGTTTTTATATCtctattatgtaatttaccCGAGCAAGAGTTAATATCTTGTTAGGACTGCGGATTATCATATAAATCAGGCACAATTAATATTACCTCGACATGCGTAAACGACGCGTAAATTAACGTACCTTCATGCCTGGATTTACTTTTCAGATTTATGTGTCCCGGATGGATTCGGGAAGGCGCCGAAGAGGGAGGTGGCCGACGCATCTGCCCCTCTCAGAATTATCTGCGTCATCAATTGCTGCGAGCGCAACCTTGTCGCGGTCATTATTAAAACGGCAATTAACCATCACGAACGGAAAAATCACgatgtgcgtgcatgcgtgagCCACGCGCACGAGATTTTGCTTGAAAAATCCCTTCGTTATCTACCGCTTGTGATGACCCGTTTGCACGCATAACTCGCCTCTCAACCCGCCGCCATAAACGAAACTCGCAGGTGTCCTCGATGAAGAAGTTATCTCCCTCACCGGggctgataataaataattcttccgcCTCGTTTGTGCTTCCACGCAAATTATTCTCGCTTTATCAAGATCGCGCCGCCGTAAAGGCAAGATAGCACGCCGTAAAGGTAAGATAGCACGCCTGCGAGAAAAAGGGAGTTCGATTTATTATCCTCAAGAAGATGATATTATCCTTGTCGGAATAAACAAAGGAGTACAAATGCGTACGATAAAACGTAACAACAACAGCCATCAGGCGTAAGAGGTCAAAGTATTAACAACTGTTAAATTAACGTCCAAATC
The Ooceraea biroi isolate clonal line C1 chromosome 4, Obir_v5.4, whole genome shotgun sequence genome window above contains:
- the LOC105284984 gene encoding uncharacterized protein LOC105284984 isoform X2 — its product is MRGEVGEWLATCVGSPICILLLSWSLLIYQNQSSSAKRKIDVLTVAILFQSLAHQLGLLLYAILTLIRPANHFGELCSTLVWLLNSSSVLQELTLTSIAVFAAISSREDTVNLTKSHLKYHLVSLSVISACIGVTGVLNFEPEVCVFLAHEISHKYGIFVNSLRSLLMLTSLFGVLVALFKNLCRPRTSELLKSVSDLSEASSKNSSGAFECHPPHWDPSSGSYTSGSTNSRACLRKKRVQVDEASGKSTVYSILFVCYIFEHLPILVISIRPSLLRSFCTPQNLATWLPLVKDVLLPVFLALFDKMFCRYVAKVYTKQDHARRLSHGGIDGKFRHFEQDTEYKLQLNLNHGLKFPLTNGSLYGRLHSHQSRAKTGTITMGIQQHYPRVQPVNEDGNYASLPAELSSFTSSTFEPRQERIPETPKKSLMEQQQHSRRPRPNESLHEFAGRRKIGSTDVFGQNMENLVQLEDSMNNRKFQAKSLDEIREEPSRRHARSVLGLENLIVGLENLQEQHYARNALRRNQSFDHARYYRPMFDTRTYNLKKDDHARESAHQNLHQRQDNPGHCDGYDSSDDESCDLENGDFDTMSSCRSRSRSCCSVTTVANDDFEYFQRGVSALEASQRGKGQHAIFHAAYHRERHGGSGREEVRQQQREAARHEAQHTVLSPEK
- the LOC105284984 gene encoding uncharacterized protein LOC105284984 isoform X1, encoding MRGEVGEWLATCVGSPICILLLSWSLLIYQNQSSSAKRKIDVLTVAILFQSLAHQLGLLLYAILTLIRPANHFGELCSTLVWLLNSSSVLQELTLTSIAVFAAISSREDTVNLTKSHLKYHLVSLSVISACIGVTGVLNFEPEVCVFLAHEISHKYGIFVNSLRSLLMLTSLFGVLVALFKNLCRPRTSELLKSVSDLSEASSKNSSGAFECHPPHWDPSSGSYTSGSTNSRACLRKKRVQVDEASGKSTVYSILFVCYIFEHLPILVISIRPSLLRSFCTPQNLATWLPLVKDVLLPVFLALFDKMFCRYVAKVYTKQDHARRLSHGGIDGKFRHFEQDTEYKLQLNLNHGLKFPLTNGSLYGRLHSHQSRAKTGTITMGIQQHYPRVQPVNEDGNYASLPAELSSFTSSTFEPRQERIPETPKKSLMEQQQHSRRPRPNESLHEFAGRRKIGSTDVFGQNMENLVQLEDSMNNRKFQAKSLDEIREEPSRRHARSVLGLENLIVGLENLQEQHYARNALRRNQSFDHARYYRPMFDTRTYNLKKDDHARESAHQNLHQRQDNPGHCDGYDSSDDESCDLENGDFDTMSSCRSRSRSCCSVTTVANDDFEYFQRKGTKVEFLPSKRASEVKASMRSFTPRIIENGTGDREEKKYVNNNAKLLDTKPSIQSYHLKSKRIGPGYSMNDLDKLAVDRKLPNLSMDSLKSILKNSDVSYLDNGDMCKHDIGGSAPDFKKIFVTEFI